The following are from one region of the Littorina saxatilis isolate snail1 linkage group LG2, US_GU_Lsax_2.0, whole genome shotgun sequence genome:
- the LOC138958722 gene encoding Golgi apparatus membrane protein TVP23 homolog B-like isoform X2 produces MADGNSSIMKESDDVTLNFGEEEELDQQKRLKHPVAVFFHIFFRAGALLTYFLCEFFSSSFITNFIVIILLLCMDFWTVKNVTGRLLVGLRWWNYVDDKGESHWVFESRKGTPGSRKISAIESRIFWLAMVVSQILWVVFFITALFRLNFKWMMVVGVGFGMNGANFYGYVRCKLGSKKKISSVARNFLTAQFIRSMFTAGPATTKPTEETTESSQPQQP; encoded by the exons ATGGCAGACGGCAACAGT AGTATAATGAAGGAGTCTGACGATGTCACTCTTAACTTTGGTGAAGAAGAAGAGCTGGACCAACAGAAAAGACTCAA GCATCCAGTGGCAGTGTTTTTCCACATCTTTTTCCGAGCAGGAGCCCTTCTGACCTATTTTCTGTGTGAATTCTTCAGCTCCAGTTTTATTACCAATTTTATTGTCATCATTCTCTTACTATGCATGGACTTCTGGACTGTCAAAAACGTCACAg GAAGATTATTGGTAGGCTTGAGATGGTGGAACTATGTGGACGACAAAGGAGAGAGTCACTGGGTGTTTGAGTCCAGAAAG GGTACACCCGGCAGCAGAAAAATCTCAGCCATCGAATCCAGGATATTCTGGCTGGCCATGGTGGTTTCACAAATTCTGTGggttgtattcttcatcactgCTCTTTTCCGTCTCAACTTCAAGTGGATG ATGGTGGTTGGGGTAGGCTTTGGGATGAACGGTGCCAACTTTTATGGATATGTCAGGTGTAAACTTGGTTCCAAGAAGAAAATCAGTTCTGTGGCAAGGAACTTCCTCACTGCACAGTTTATTAGATCA ATGTTTACAGCAGGTCCTGCAACAACCAAGCCAACAGAAGAAACGACAGAGTCCAGTCAACCACAACAGCCATGA
- the LOC138958722 gene encoding Golgi apparatus membrane protein TVP23 homolog B-like isoform X1, with protein sequence MADGNSSIMKESDDVTLNFGEEEELDQQKRLKHPVAVFFHIFFRAGALLTYFLCEFFSSSFITNFIVIILLLCMDFWTVKNVTGRLLVGLRWWNYVDDKGESHWVFESRKQGTPGSRKISAIESRIFWLAMVVSQILWVVFFITALFRLNFKWMMVVGVGFGMNGANFYGYVRCKLGSKKKISSVARNFLTAQFIRSMFTAGPATTKPTEETTESSQPQQP encoded by the exons ATGGCAGACGGCAACAGT AGTATAATGAAGGAGTCTGACGATGTCACTCTTAACTTTGGTGAAGAAGAAGAGCTGGACCAACAGAAAAGACTCAA GCATCCAGTGGCAGTGTTTTTCCACATCTTTTTCCGAGCAGGAGCCCTTCTGACCTATTTTCTGTGTGAATTCTTCAGCTCCAGTTTTATTACCAATTTTATTGTCATCATTCTCTTACTATGCATGGACTTCTGGACTGTCAAAAACGTCACAg GAAGATTATTGGTAGGCTTGAGATGGTGGAACTATGTGGACGACAAAGGAGAGAGTCACTGGGTGTTTGAGTCCAGAAAG CAGGGTACACCCGGCAGCAGAAAAATCTCAGCCATCGAATCCAGGATATTCTGGCTGGCCATGGTGGTTTCACAAATTCTGTGggttgtattcttcatcactgCTCTTTTCCGTCTCAACTTCAAGTGGATG ATGGTGGTTGGGGTAGGCTTTGGGATGAACGGTGCCAACTTTTATGGATATGTCAGGTGTAAACTTGGTTCCAAGAAGAAAATCAGTTCTGTGGCAAGGAACTTCCTCACTGCACAGTTTATTAGATCA ATGTTTACAGCAGGTCCTGCAACAACCAAGCCAACAGAAGAAACGACAGAGTCCAGTCAACCACAACAGCCATGA